One stretch of Eretmochelys imbricata isolate rEreImb1 chromosome 1, rEreImb1.hap1, whole genome shotgun sequence DNA includes these proteins:
- the LSM8 gene encoding LSM8 homolog, U6 small nuclear RNA associated, translated as MTSALENYINRTVAVITSDGRMIVGTLKGFDQTINLILDESHERVFSSSQGVEQVVLGLYIVRGDNVAVIGEIDEETDSALDLGNIRAEPLNSVAH; from the exons ATGACTTCGGCGCTGGAGAACTACATCAACC GTACTGTTGCAGTAATTACTTCTGATGGAAGAATGATTGTG GGAACCCTCAAAGGTTTTGATCAGACCATCAACTTGATTTTGGATGAAAGCCATGAACGAGTGTTCAGTTCTTCACAAGGAGTTGAACAAGTAGTATTGGGATTGTACATTGTTCGAGGAGATAATGT TGCTGTCATTGGTGAAATTGATGAAGAGACAGATTCAGCACTTGACTTGGGGAATATTCGAGCAGAACCTTTGAACTCAGTAGCACACTGA